In Etheostoma spectabile isolate EspeVRDwgs_2016 unplaced genomic scaffold, UIUC_Espe_1.0 scaffold00008122, whole genome shotgun sequence, the sequence AAAGGaacatatttatgtatttactaTATCACAATAAAGCAGTACTATTCCCTCTATAAGTAATGTTAAATGGATAaataacatgaagacaacacgaggacaacatgaagacaacatggggaaccatgggacaacatgaggtcaacatgaagacaacatgaagacacatgaggacaacatgaagacaacatggggacaacatgggacaacatgaggacacaaatgaggacaacatgaagacaacatgatgaaacatgaagacacatgggggacaacatgaagacaacatggggacaacatggggacaacatgaggacaacatgaggacaacatgggaaacatgaggacaacatgaagacaacatgaagacaacatgaagacaacatgaagacaacatgaggacaacatgaagacaacatgaggacaacatgaagacaacatgaagacaacatgaggacaacatgaggacaacatgaagacaacatgaggacaacatgaagacaacatgaagacaacatgaggacaacatgaggacaacatgaagacaacatgaagacaacatgaggacaacatgaggacaacatgaagacaacatgaagacaacatgaggacaacatgaagacaacatgaggacaacatgaagacaacatgaagacaacatgaggacaacatgaggacaacatgaagacaacatgaagacaacatgaggacaacatgaagacaacatgaagacaacatgaggacaacatgaagacaacacgaggacaacatgaagacaacatgaagacaacatgagtacaacatgaggacaacatgagtacaacatgaggacaacatgaagacaacctgagtacaacatgaggacaacatgagtacaacatgaagacaacatgaagacaacatgaagacaacatggggacaacatgggacaacatgaggacaacatggggacaacatgggacaacatgaggacaacatgaggacaacatgggacaacatgatgaccacatgaagacacatgatgacaacatgaagacaacatgaagacaacatgatgacaacatgaagacaacatgatgacaacatgaagacaacatgaggacaacatgaagacaacatgagacaacatgagacaacatgaggacaactgaagacaccatgaggacaacatgaagacaacatgagcaaCAGGAGTACAcctgagacaaaacaacaaaatgagtaccacatgaggacaacatgagtacaacatgaggacaaatgaagacaacatgaagacaacatgaggacaacatgaagacaacatgaagaaacatgagacaacatgaagacaacatgaagacaacatgattacaacatgaggacaacatgaggacaacatgaggacaacatgaagacaacatgagtacaacatgaggacaacatgagtacaacatgaggacaacatgaagacaacatgaggacaacatgaagacaacatgaggacaacatgaggacaacatgaagacaacatgaggacaacatgaggacaacatggggacaacatgaggacaacatgaggacaacatgagggttaaataacaGATCATGTTTTGCAGCAtttctactttcttttgttttttttcactaccCATGCCAGTGCAAAGCACAGTAGTCCGGCCCCTAGGGCTCCGGATATCGCGGCTATCAATCTCACTGTCTTATTCTTAGAAGCCTGGTACCCAATCAGACCTCCAACCATCACAAAACCAGAAACAGCAGCGTGAAGACATTTTTGGGATTTTGTTTGTcctgtctttgcattttttaactGCTCCACATGTTCTTGGAGCATCTCAGCGGTGTAGTGGCGTCCGTTTGCTTCCTTAACTTGATCATTGATCTTTGTCAGTAGCTCAGGTACCTGGTCAGTACTCCTGTCAAAAAAATAGTCTCCATACTTGCACTTTTTTAGATGGTCTTTGAGATTGTCTTCGTCACCAATATAGTCTTCTTTGCAGTTAAACTCATTGTCTTTATCGTTGAACAACACCATAGTGTAATCCAGTGCATTTTGGCCAAAAATGCGTTTCATCATGTCTTCCACATCCACTGTGTATCTTTCACTCGTATTCAGCACAAACAGGAACACATGAGGACCAGGTTTGCATAGACCGATGGATGTCTGGATCTCTGTCATAATCTCTGCTTCTGTTTTGTTAGCGTTTAACAGACCAGGAGTATCAACAATAACCACGGTTTGGTTGTCGATAACCTCCTGTTTCTTCTGGCACTTCTCTGTGACAGCAAACGGACCGGGTCTTGAGAGGAATAGGTCTTTCTTGCCCAGGATTTTGTTTCCTGAAAAACTCTTCCCAGCTCTGACACTCCCAAGCAGGACGATCTTCAGCTCTATTGGAAATGTTAAAGACGTTAGGTTAGATTAGATACATTAaggaaattcccttattacagcagcggCAGTTAGTTAGTTTGGTAAGAAATGACTCTGTCATGATGTTATGTCATATCTATGACATTGTGAGTCAGATTCAGATCAATTCCACTATTGTCTAATTTTGCCAATGGTGAAGTCATAGCCACCCTACTGTGCCTCTGCTGGCTAGTACTGGTTAACTTCTTTGGTTAGGTTGGTTAGTTTTAGAAGAGGAGTGGGATCAAAGGCAAGGACGTGCCTTCGCTGTCCTAGTAAAATATTAGAttatgtaaagtaaaaataaagctgcctgTTGGCGAAATGGGGGAACCCAACCACGTGGACTTTTTAAAGAAAGAGAACACTCTGCAAACGTGGCCGCCCCTTTAAGGAATCACAGAGATCACAGGCTCCAAAAAATCCAGATGTTGAAGGTCTCACCTACAGTAAGTTTGAACTTTGTCCTGCAGAGAGTCTCTGAGGCGTCATCCAGCACATGACCCCCCCTCTCAGAAACAATGAAAGACTCTAACGTTAGCAGTTCTTCCCCTTGCTGGACACGTTTTGTGTTCATTGTTACATATGTTTGATCCTACCAACCAACCTAGAGATGTTAACAGCTAcatcatgcggcgtcttctgtgtcgaccaaaactaacggacatgtgagcgttcaaaaactcaacatctaacttgGGGAAACATGTAGcagtcatgtttgtttttcctgtggATAGGcgaatgtttgtcttttacacatgttttgaacatttcctatatgtgtgtacatataaatatatatatatatatatagtagccatccaaatttgatgtttAAGTCtcttcacttaagctattttgtaattaatattaagtaattacttttaatttattctattgattggatgaactataatttgcctaaatatgattatttagtatttttgtcggcctgattgatgcttgtgttaagaaataaatcagacgttactcaacagttactcactacttgagtagttttttcatcaagcacttttttactgactacttttacttttacttgagtcacattattctgaagtaacagtacttttacttgagtacaatttttggctactctacccacctctggtcagTGGCATAAATCTGCCATTAACCAAATTAACCTCAAAAATATGAAGTTGAGTGCTGTTTTCCTGAGCTCACTCACTTTGGGCTTCTTTCCGACACCGTTTGCTGGCATCAGGAGGACGGCTGCTGTCTTAACTACATGAGacatgtagcctaatgtagggTAGTGTGACTGACAAATCTTTGACTTAGTCTGCTGCTTCCTGCttgatgttttaagcccccaacgtcgccttaaaggcagcgctgcctggaaggcgacgttggggGATGTATACCCCAAACACCGCAAGGTATTGGTCAACGCTGATAGTAATGCAGCGCAATATGATAGACTTCGTCTTAGGTTaaacaacctatgaaactaataatgaacaatatgaaactaaaacataagcttaatttagaatggcttttggGGAAAGCTGTTCAGCCCCCTGGTCTCCATCTTACCCCGTCCTCTGGTCTCTGGGCTTCatttaagccccccccccccccccccacacacacacacatgttgcaGATCTACAGCAGTGGAGTATATAGAtactttactgcagtaaaagtactaacaccaaactgtaaaaatactcggttacaagttaaagtcctgcagttaaaatgttacttcagtTAAAGTgtgtatcatcaggaaaatgtagttaaagtattaaaagtaaagaactagtaactaaagtaactagtaactaaagtaactagtaactaaagtaaagtacctcaTCCCAGTActagagtaaatgtacttagttactttccatcGCTGGTAGTCTCATATTAAAGTAACTCAGGAAAACCTTCGTCTTCacagttaaaaacacaaacatttgaaGTAATTTAAGAATATTCTTTAAATTCTTTGTGTACtgataatatttaaataatgagtttacatgctttatagagtataaatatatatatattatagagtataaatatatatatatatatatatatatattatagagtATAAGGTATTATAAACACAGTTACAACTTTAAAGCAATGCAGATACTGTGTATTGATGGTTTATAAGTTATTtcttattattaaaaaacacttcatgTATATAAAAATAAGAGTTAACAAGAAACTGTAGCATCACTTTTAATCATCATCATTGACTTGGTTCTTAAATTTAAATTAGAACTTATTAATTAACTTGTGATGAATTTACCTTTTGTTAGTGACGTTAGGTTAATATAAAGCCTttctaaatatataaaacaacaacaacaacaagagttAAAGAGAAGTATCTTCCAACTAATCAACCAACTAAAAACTTAGATATTGTCTCTAAAATGCTATTTAATCCAGATGTGTGCAGATAATAAAACATCTCTGAACTTCATAAAAACTCAACATTTCAGTTGTATTTTTGATGAATATTAAAGATAATTCAGTCCAAATTAGTTCAAAGTTGTCTCCAAACATAACTGATCCCCAAAGACAGGTTAAAAAGAGAATGAGTTCATctttaagaaaacaaatattcttatatatatataatatgtgatatatatctacatatatatgtataacacTGCAATAAGCTGTAGTACTGtagaataaatatatttacCCTTCTGATCCCATTCTGTCTTGGAACAGCAGCTCATCTTTGCAGTTTTGTCTCTGTGGATGTCTTGTTCTGAGCATTTTAATTTCTAACTCATCGTGTTATATTATAGCCTGCTTCTAGTTCCCTCCCCTTGAACACACATCACCTGAGCTGGCCTATCACAAGGCAAATTGTGGCTGAAAGCAACCAATCAGGAGGCTCAGCTGAAGTTCCACAAGTCTCCTTACTCACCAATGTCAAGAAGAAATCcccacaacaaaaaacacaaggtaaATCAAGATTTCAGGAGAAAAGTGGTCCGGGACCACACTGTTGGtgcaaatttaattttataatatcaaatcataaaaagagttatctcaaggtctagaccgctctataatttactagtggagcaggtctagaccgctctataatttacagatagagcaggtctagacccctctataatttactagtggagcaggtctagaccgctctataatttacagatagagcaggtctagaccgctctataatttacagatagagcaggtctagaccgctctataatttactgatagagcaggtctagaccgctctataatttacagatagagcaggtctagacctctctataatttacagatagaacaggtctagaccgctctataatttacagatagagcaggtctagaccgctctataatttacagctagagcaggtctagaccactctataattttaTCAAATGttgtgacggtgtctgccctgCGAACCCCGGGCCGGGAGCTGGtcccacaggagaggagcctgatagctgaaggctctggctcccattctactttaagagactctaggaaccacaagtagctctgaattctgggagtgCAGTGTTCTGGTGGGACAATAAGGCTCTAAGAGCTCTTCAAGGTAAGATGGTAttagaccatttagagctttgtaggtcaggagaaggattttaaattaaattctagattttacaggaggccaatgcagagaagctaatacaggtgAAATATCTCTATTggtagttcttgtcagaacacgcgctGCAGCCTTCTGGAtaagctggagagtcttaagggatttgagcatcctgattataaagaattacagtagtccagcctggaagtaactCTGGACCGGCTCCAGTTTGCATTCCAGGAGAAGGTGGGTGTTGAGGAGGCCATCATCTACCTACTGCACAGAGCACAGTCTCATCTGGACAAGGGGAAAGGTGATGTGAGAATCATGTTCTTTGATTTCTCTAGCGCATTTAACCCCATCCACCTGTCAGACTGGGAGACAAGCTTGTGCAGATGGGGGTTGATGCTCACCTGGTATCCTGGAGAACAGTCTGACAGAGAGACCACAGTTAGTCTGAGACTGTGTTCTGCAGCACCGGAGTGCCTCAGGGAACTGTGCTTTCACCGTTCCTGTTCACCCTGTACACATCGGACAACTCTGAGTCATGCCACATGCAGACGTTTTCAGACGGCACTGCATTTGTGGGGTGTATCAGGgatcactttactttactttcagtctacccTCTACTCATTGTCTAGTGTTTGCCTggtttttcttctgtgtttacttgtttgtttgatgtttttttctgttattgtagTAAatgctgtgggatgaataaagtaataTCTAAATCAATCCGATATCCCAGTCTGACCCTAAAACAGCATCATGTGACATCATCACCAGGTTTTTATCGGCTTttaagccgttggatggaaacacactttcaccggATTTATTCTCAGGAGTTTTTTATTTAACCGAACTTTGATTGTTACGTGGATGGAGACTTAGCTTCAGAtctaatatattttatattctgttttgtcattgaaGTGGTAGTAGTggcagtccatagggagttgggttgggaaccggagggtcactggttcaaatccccgtatggaccttaaaagttgggagtgtggattggtggctggagcgatgctagttcacctcctgggcactgccaggtgctcttgagcaaggcaccgtaccccccccccgaccgctcagggcgctggttcagctggcagcccccccactctgacatctctccatgtatagtgcatgtataggtcctgagcatgtgtgtgtatttcaggcctgtgtgtgagtactaacaaaaactTTTCGCAAAGAgggttggaatcaatcatgttattttggagaattaaaaagaacattgatataggacaacatgaggacaacatgaagacaacatgaggacaacatgaggacaacatggggacaacatgagggcaacatgaggacaacatgaggacaacatgaagacaacatgatggcaacatgaagacaacatgaggacaacatgtggacaacatgagggcaacatgaggacaacatgaggacaacatgaagacaacatgaggacaacatgtgacaacatgaggacaacatgaggacaacatgaggacaacatgagggcaacatgtggacaacatgagggcaacatgtggacaacatgaagacaacatgagggcaacatgaagacaacatgaagacaacatgaagacaacatgagaacaacgtGAGGACAATGtaagggcgacatgaggacaacgtgagggtttaTTCCTTCCTACCATAGGAACATTACATTCCAGCTCTAGACATGCATTTAAAGTCTGAACTTATCCATTAACCCGATATCTAGAATACAAATGTCCACTTACTACCTCGTGTAAGgcgtttttttaattcacctcGGTAAAGTGTCTTTAGATGAGCTGAACTTTTGTTACCaggaaaaatacacacagatacTGTTGAGTTCAGTTTGAGACATATTTTATTTGCTGATTAAGAAAATGAATATGGAAACCAATGATATAAAACCCCACACCTTAATATCTGTCTTTAGAAAGAGTACAGGAATGCAACGTCCATCAATGTTTGCTGCATAATTTCATGCATTCAGATATTGTTACATCcttgaatcacacacacacacacacacaccaccacacacacacacacacacacacacacacacacacacacacagcgtagAGACCGGACCCatcgggagagagagaggacggaCGACATTCAAACCTCCGTTCTCAAAAGTCCAGCATTGTCATTTAAACACAAGGATGTACACgcatataaaatataataatatcgGTTACTGTTAGACACCAGGGTGTCTTTGTTCCAAGCAGTTACAAAATCCCCCAATAAGACATAAAACAACAGTAAGACATAATACAACCATAAAACATAATTCCACCATATCCGGACATTCACACCGCCACTGACTGGAGCGTCTGAAGTTCCAGGAAGTCATCTCCAATggaagcttctctcagctgcacgGAGGCAGATCTGTTGGCGTCGTGttttgagcgtcaatcagaaagtactgagctatgacgcggttcagcggctaacgccagcagCTAATcagaatatagacgtccttcacgctggctgatccccgagaaacatacgatgtaaactTTGGTTCCTACTTTGAGGGGGGCAGAGCTTCTTTGCAGCTTTTTTCAAGTctgtggcggtgtgaacgtacggtcAGACATAATACAACCATAAGACATAATGCATATATGTTAAATGGGACCTTTGTATAGGGGTCCAGACACTAGCAAATAATACACATATGTTTGGATAAAAGGaacatatttatgtattatacTATATCACAATAAAGCAGTACTATTCCCTCTATAAGTAATGGTTAAATGGTTAAGATAATAAACATATAACAAGCAATGGCAGCAATAAGCAATAACATGATCAGAGTTCAGAGTCATTAGTGTAGTTTAGTCATCCAACAGCTCCAGGGAAAGACTCTACTTGTCTAATGATTGACAAGCAGCCTTTACTGATACATGTGCTGTTATCACCGTGACAACAGGACACGGCTCAGCTGGGATGTTATGTGATTTTTAAGCCGTTTCCACTGACACTGAGCTTCTGAAATATCAATAACCAAAGGAAGAGCTTTCCTCTAACCTTGACCAATATTTCAGGAAAAACTAATAAAATCCATTACCAGTcagataatatatattttaaaatgttttatttctagGGCACATTGTGAGtcctaaaaaatgtatttaacgCTGAACATTAGTTCTATATTAAAGATAATTAATTGgagatattatatcaatattgtgatatagatctgctacgtcctgctacgtcctgctacgtcctgctacgtcctgctacgtcctgctacgtcctgctacgtcctgctgtgccttgtaatgcccacagtgccttgctatgccatgaactactacaaagaacttctacaaactactaattttttctatttttgttattgccactcttcattctaaccccaaccggcccgtcagacaccgcctaccaagagcctgggtctgggtctgggtctgggtctgggtctgggtctgaccgaggtttcttcctaaaaggaagtttttcctctccactgtggccctgttgctgctctggaggaaactactagaactgttgggtccttgtaaattctggagtgtggtctagacctgctctatctgtaaagggtcttgagataactcttgttatgaattgatactataaataaaattgaaaattgaaattgaaattgaaatatgagACTAGACATCATGTTAgattttggattttgaatatgttaaaagtgttatggtttgggttttttgggggttATTTTTCCCTTCTAGCCtcctggtgtgtgtgcgtgttcttGGTTTTCTCACcagtaagtgtctgtttgttctacttcctgtgttatGTTGAtagttcagtttcctgtcttgtctagtcttgtccaGCTttcctttgtgtctgtctgattgtccagccccgccctgaCGGgcttcacctgacgtctcacctgttccccattacctcgttacctcttgtatttaacccctgtgtttccttggtcctttgtcagatccttCTGCCCGTCCTGCCCTCACCTTGTGAGTTTGTTTGCGTCGCCATTATCCTGTAAGTTGTCAGTTTTGCTGTCACCCgttctccctgtgtgtttgttctgcCAGCCTGCCTGATCCCCGGCTATTCTCTGGGGGTTTCCCCGTGAGTTCCTCGTCCGACCCCGGTGTGCTTCCCTCTCAGTTGTGGACTCCTGCCTCTCCCTGTGCTGGGTTGAATTTATGTTTGGACTTTGCCTTTCGCTATTTCCCGTTGAACTGTTTTGAATAAAACCCCCTATGAATCAGCTTACTCCTGCCTCCTcgtctctgcttttgggtcctccttcctgccTCACGACATGAgtgttttttcctggttttaaaggctgcattacagtataAGTGTCATTTcctgatcttaccagactgttgtagctgttttattattggcCTTTATACACTTACCCgtcattatatctacattactgatgattatttatcagaaATCTCatagtgtaaatattttgtgaaagcaccaatagtcaacactacgaCATCATTGCGGTATCGAGGTATCTGGTCCAAAGCATCGTgatgtttgattttctccatattgcgaAGCCCTAGGTGATGGTAACACAGGGTTGGACGCCCACGTCTGTACTCTGATAGTCGGTATTAACATCATTTGTCCtctgctgctttctttgtgtttacatGAAACTCCGGTCCCATCGAGGAGCAGCGACCGGAGCGTCCGATCAAGCGAGTTAACGTTACATGCTGAAAGTTTTGGAGAAGACTTGGACGGTGCAACAAGgccggcctgcttggttctttcagggaatgattgtaaatatTAACAAAGAATATGTTGAGGGCGTTTCCTCTCTAATGGGGAGggtttgggaccgattggtgggatgTCTGTGGTCCACACGGAGATCCCTTGGTttgttcacaccgccaccgactctAAAGATACAGGAAGTCGTTTTCAATGGAAGCTTCTCACAGCTGGAGGACTCAAACctgtcggcgtcgcgttttgagcgtcaatcagaaagttgaaatgtttctactttatggtaatgagctatgacgcggatcagcggctaacgccagccgccaatcagaatatagacgtccttcaccCTGGCTGATCCccgagaaacatacgatgtgaACTTTGGTTCCTATCAAAACATTCATtatgaggacaagctcataatcgccatTGCTAGGTTACCTATCGTTTATAATGtaacgttgtttgtacaaaGGGGCCAGTTAGCGTTAGCCGGTCACATGGTCTCTAATGGTCCCTCACAGTGAATCCTGCATGGGTCTGGATGACTatgttagtctgggtcactaggttagtctggatcactagatTAGTCTGGATCagtaggttagtctggatcagtaggttagtctgggtcactaggttagtctgggtcactaggttagtctggcggCTGCTCTCTGCCTGCACACTGCTACGggttcagcggctaacgagcgaggtaactgctaacagaccccgctgcgaccaattaataatacaacttctgtcaatatatacataatttataaaggtttctagtgtcagtgtatagATCATATATGCAATTTACATATCTGGGGgaccagagcttttttgcagctcaattTGGTgacggtgtgtacgtacggtgaGAGATAATGGTAGGTGTAACTATGGAGATAATGCTAGGTGTAACCATCGTTAAGATATTAGACTAATAGACTATACATTCACTCattgaaacaaaaaagcaaaaaaaaaaaaaagattaatttgcCTTACGAATTTTTTACCCTTtggatttttctgtttttcctaattttcattttttttccgaCATGTACCTAACTACCATGTCTGCAATCCTGGAAGCCAACTGTTGTAACCAAGGTGGACAGTCTTTCTCAACCATCTTCTCAACCATTTCACAGAAGATGTCAATAGCTTCTGACATCAACATTTCCATCGCTTCTTTTTCTTGTAGGATTTTCTGTGCTTCTTCCAACATTTTACTGGTGTAACGCGGTGCATTTCTCTCCTTGTTTTTCGCCACCATTTTGTTGATCTTCTCCACCAGACCAGACACttgctctttcttttcctcatccTCTTCATTATTCTCAAAAACATGCATGGAATCATCATCATGAAGGAACTCCTT encodes:
- the LOC116678772 gene encoding GTPase IMAP family member 2-like; its protein translation is MSCCSKTEWDQKELKIVLLGSVRAGKSFSGNKILGKKDLFLSRPGPFAVTEKCQKKQEVIDNQTVVIVDTPGLLNANKTEAEIMTEIQTSIGLCKPGPHVFLFVLNTSERYTVDVEDMMKRIFGQNALDYTMVLFNDKDNEFNCKEDYIGDEDNLKDHLKKCKYGDYFFDRSTDQVPELLTKINDQVKEANGRHYTAEMLQEHVEQLKNAKTGQTKSQKCLHAAVSGFVMVGGLIGYQASKNKT